The Chryseobacterium phocaeense genome includes the window TCTTTAACCAAAATCCCGTTTTTGAGAATTCCGATACGGCTGCAGGTTTCCCTGACCCTGAAAATATCATGGGATGCCATTAAAATAGCAGCTCCTTCATCGGCCAATTTTTTAAGCAAAGCAGAAAGTTCATTGCTTGCCATAGGATCCAGGCCGCTTGCAGGTTCATCCAACAGGTATACTTTAGCTTTTTTTGCATAGGCAATGGCAATACCAACCTTCTGTCTCATTCCTTTAGAATAGGCACCTGTCTTTTTATGATGAGCATCCTTTTGGAGCCCGCAATCCGAAAGAATACCGGAAAGTTCTTCTGTCGTATAGTCCCTGCCTGCCAGCTTACAGAAATAGTAAAGGTTTTCGATTCCTGTTAAATAGGGGTAGAGGTTTACATTTTCAGGAATATATCCGATCATTTCCCTCGCTTTTCCGGCATCGGTGCTTGTATTGACATAATTGATCGTAATGGTCCCGGTATCCGGCTTTAAGA containing:
- a CDS encoding ABC transporter ATP-binding protein, with protein sequence MIKIDNTSKSYNGKRAVTELSLAVKEGEIYGLLGPNGAGKSTTLNMLLGFLKPDTGTITINYVNTSTDAGKAREMIGYIPENVNLYPYLTGIENLYYFCKLAGRDYTTEELSGILSDCGLQKDAHHKKTGAYSKGMRQKVGIAIAYAKKAKVYLLDEPASGLDPMASNELSALLKKLADEGAAILMASHDIFRVRETCSRIGILKNGILVKEMNTEGVTAGELEKIYLDYMHG